The Enterococcus hirae ATCC 9790 region ATGAAGCAGTGAAAGCTAATAGCGAAACAGGTAACTCAAAAAATGAATCACAAAAATAATGGAGTGATCGTGTGAATGTATTAGAGCAAGATTTAAAATTTCGTTATCAACTATTAGGACGTATGGTTCAAGACGTTCAATACTGTACACGTTTGATCAAGAATGCCAAAGAGGAAAATAGAGAGTATGATTTCGCCTTTATTTTAGATAATCACCTTTGGGGAGCTAGAGAGAATCATTTTAAAACGATGAGAGATATTTTGAATAGTTTTTCAAATGATGAACAAATTGATTGGTATTCCCTTGAAGAAATGGCGAAAGACCACTCTTTGCTGGAAGAATTAACAGGCATGTCTATAGGTTAGTTCCTTATTTTAAATAATTACAAAAAGGAATTGTGTATGGTTCATTACTTGTTGATCCAAGACTAAATAAAAGAAGAGGTTGAGAAAAAAATGGACTCTGAAAAAAAAGATTCTGTAAAATTTAGTTTGGCTGATAATATTTATACTTTTGGTGTTTGGGTACAGGAGGTTCAGTATTGTATTCGAATATTAAGAGAATGTAGAGAAGCAAACAAGGAAATTGATGTAAGAGCGTTTTTGAATTTGCGATTATCGTGCGGTATTGATGGTCAATTCCCTGAAATGAAAAAAATGTGGAATAGTATTCCAGAAGAAGACCAACCAGAATGGTATTCTTTATTACAACTGTACCATGAAATCAGTCAGTTAGAAGAATTAGCACAAATACCGTTTGGATAGCTTTATAGTTTTAGAAAGGAATGAAATATGGAATATTTTTTATTTGATTCAAGTCAAAATAAATATCTTGCTCGGTTAGAAAATTCAAAAGAATACGGTTTTCTAACTCGTGAGGAAGAGAAGGCATATCGTTTTTCAGAAGATGATATTGACCTAGCTTGGCATACAGCATATCAATGCGCATGGTTAGGGCTAGGTCAATTTTTTGTTTATGGAGAATAAATCAATTATTCTTTTACAATTCTGTACTTGTTTTTACTTTCGCCGAGTAAACCACTGGTTTTATCACGAACATAGCTTTCAGCTTCCTTGAAATCAACATTTCGTAGAACAGTTACCCAATTTGAAAAGAATAGTCCTGTATTATGTTCCACACGATAAGTTGAAAAAAATAAGCCCATATAAACACCTCCTTCTATTTATAATGATAGAACTGTTGTTATTAAAAAGAAGATAATTTTTTGTATTTTAAAGGGGGCTATAATATTTCTAAATTTTTTAACTACAGAGGAATTAAAATAAGAAAAATCCATTTGAATATCTATAGGTTATATCTATTTATGATGGCTTTACCTTTTTTACTTGGGGTAGGCTTTTTTTGTTACTTTAATATCTATCCTATTTTAAAACCTATGATTGATAGTGGAAATTATCAATATAGTGTGTTGATAGTGCCAGCAATTGAAGTAGTTGGAATGCTTCTGTTTATTTTCGTGTTTTTATCGTTTATCAGAAGAATTTCTAAAGTTCGTGGGAAGTATTTTGTACGTGTATTACACCGACAAATGTTAGCGCAGATGATCGTTAGTCGAAACTGGGTAGATCGTAAAACGAAAAAAACGTCTGATGGAAAGACACGAGAAGTAATTAAGTTTCCAAAGATGTACTACAAACATAGAAAGTTTACAACGTTGATTACAGTTCCGACAGATGGTAAAAGGTATCACGAACAGATGTTGAGAATCGGACCAGTTTTAGAGCAAATGTTTTTTGCAGATTTGATCGATTCAAAAAGTGAGCTTGGCTTTACAGAATATGAATTATTAATAGGATTAGGTACAAATCGTATCTCGATAACTGATGTAAAAGTGACGAAGACGTCTATTCAAATTATGAAAGATTTTACTTGGGATTTTGCTAAAATGCCCCATATGTTAATTGGTGGGGGTACTGGTGGAGGGAAAACATTTTTCTTATTCACTCTTATTTTACATTTATCTCAAATAGGTACTGTATATATTTGTGATCCAAAAAATGCAGATTTAGTTGCAATTGGAGAACTACCAGCGTTCAAAAATCATGCTTTTAGTGGGGTTGATCGTATTGTCCGTTGCTTAAAAGACGCTGAAAAAGAAATGATTCAACGTTTTGCGTATATGAAGACACACCCAAATTATAAGTGGGGTGCGGATTACACTTACTATGATATGGCGCCATATTTTGTGGTTGCTGATGAATGGAGTGCGTTAATGGCAGAAGTGAATGATGATTTTAGAAAACGTCAAGAGATCATGAAGCCTTTAACACAGATCATTTTAAAAGGACGTCAAGCTGGAGTATTTATGATTTTAGCCACACAAAGACCAGATACTGAAGATATTGACGGTAAATTAAGGGATCAATTTAATTTACGTGTTTCATTAGGGAAGTTAGAAGGTACTGGTTACGCAATGATTTTTGGTAAAGCTGGAGAGAATAAGAACTTCTTTAATAATGAGGTACGTGGACGTGGCTATATTAGTGACGGAGGAATGCCAAGAGAGGCTTATTCTCCATTAGTGCCTAAAAGTTTTGATTTTAAGGAAGCTTTATCTAAAATACCAAACATGATTGAAGAAGATTATTCTCGATTAAGTTTATCAGAATCTGAGAAAGAGCAACTCGAAAAAGAATTAGAAACAAAAGGCGGAATTTAACACACTAAATTTGTTGATGGGGGCTGTAACGATAACAGCGTTTTGAGCGTTTTTGCTGGGTTGAAAAGTTTTCCGAAGTTGTTTGCTTACTGTGCGGAGCGAACAAGGTCTCCTTGTGAGAG contains the following coding sequences:
- a CDS encoding FtsK/SpoIIIE domain-containing protein is translated as MMALPFLLGVGFFCYFNIYPILKPMIDSGNYQYSVLIVPAIEVVGMLLFIFVFLSFIRRISKVRGKYFVRVLHRQMLAQMIVSRNWVDRKTKKTSDGKTREVIKFPKMYYKHRKFTTLITVPTDGKRYHEQMLRIGPVLEQMFFADLIDSKSELGFTEYELLIGLGTNRISITDVKVTKTSIQIMKDFTWDFAKMPHMLIGGGTGGGKTFFLFTLILHLSQIGTVYICDPKNADLVAIGELPAFKNHAFSGVDRIVRCLKDAEKEMIQRFAYMKTHPNYKWGADYTYYDMAPYFVVADEWSALMAEVNDDFRKRQEIMKPLTQIILKGRQAGVFMILATQRPDTEDIDGKLRDQFNLRVSLGKLEGTGYAMIFGKAGENKNFFNNEVRGRGYISDGGMPREAYSPLVPKSFDFKEALSKIPNMIEEDYSRLSLSESEKEQLEKELETKGGI